From a region of the Theobroma cacao cultivar B97-61/B2 chromosome 8, Criollo_cocoa_genome_V2, whole genome shotgun sequence genome:
- the LOC18591854 gene encoding CBL-interacting serine/threonine-protein kinase 8 isoform X2: MVVRKVGKYEIGRTIGEGTFAKVKFAQNTETGESVAMKVLDRSTIIKHKMVDQIKREISIMKLVRHPYVVRLHEVIASRTKIYIILEFITGGELFDKIVHNGRLSEAEARRYFQQLIDGVEYCHSKGVYHRDLKPENLLLDSQGNLKISDFGLSALPEQGVSLLRTTCGTPNYVAPEVLSHKGYDGAVADVWSCGVILYVLMAGYLPFDELDLTTLYSKIERAEFSCPSWFPVGAKSLIHRILDPNPQTRITIEQIRSDEWFKKGYVPVRLLEYEDINLDDVNAVFDDPEEERGNEQSGNEDMGPLILNAFDLIILSQGLNLATLFDRGQDSMKYQTRFVSQKPARVVLSSMEVVAQSMGYKTHIRNYKMRVEGLSANKTSHFSVILEVFEVAPTFLMVDIQKAAGDAGEYLKFYKTFCSNLEDIIWKPPNESSKSRITKSKSKRR, encoded by the exons ATGGTGGTGAGGAAAGTAGGGAAGTATGAGATTGGAAGAACAATCGGAGAAGGAACCTTCGCGAAGGTTAAGTTCGCTCAAAACACGGAGACCGGCGAAAGCGTTGCCATGAAAGTCCTCGATCGCAGCACCATTATCAAACACAAGATGGTCGATCAG ATCAAAAGGGAGATATCTATAATGAAGCTTGTTAGACATCCTTATGTTGTTCGTTTGCACGAG GTCATAGCAAGTCGAACTAAGATTTATATAATCTTGGAGTTCATTACGGGTGGTGAATTGTTTGATAAAATA GTTCATAATGGTCGTCTTAGTGAAGCAGAAGCTAGAAGATACTTCCAACAACTTATTGACGGTGTGGAATATTGCCACAGTAAGGGAGTCTACCACAGAGATTTGAAG CCTGAAAATCTTTTACTGGATTCCCaaggaaatttgaagatttcAGATTTTGGCCTTAGTGCGTTGCCTGAAcaa GGAGTTAGCCTCCTGCGGACAACATGCGGGACTCCTAACTATGTGGCACCAGAG GTTCTCAGTCACAAGGGATATGATGGTGCTGTGGCAGATGTTTGGTCTTGTGGGGTCATCCTTTATGTTTTGATGGCAGGTTATCTTCCATTTGATGAGCTTGATCTCACCACGCTATACAGTAAG ATTGAGAGAGCAGAATTTTCTTGCCCTTCTTGGTTTCCTGTGGGAGCAAAATCCTTGATTCATAGAATTCTAGACCCAAATCCTCAAACT CGTATTACAATTGAGCAAATCAGGAGTGATGAGTGGTTTAAGAAGGGCTATGTTCCTGTCAGACTTCTTGAGTATGAAGATATTAACTTGGATGATGTAAATGCTGTTTTTGATGATCCAGAG GAAGAAAGGGGTAATGAGCAATCTGGAAATGAGGATATGGGTCCATTGATTCTTAATGCATTTGACTTGATCATTCTTTCTCAAGGCTTGAACCTTGCAACGCTTTTTGACCGTGGACAG GACTCCATGAAGTATCAGACACGCTTTGTTTCACAGAAGCCAGCAAGGGTTGTTCTGTCTAGCATGGAAGTTGTTGCACAATCAATGGGCTATAAGACACACATTCGAAATTATAAG ATGAGAGTTGAAGGTCTTTCAGCTAACAAGACTTCTCATTTTTCAGTTATCCTCGAA GTTTTTGAGGTTGCTCCCACATTTTTGATGGTTGATATTCAAAAAGCAGCTGGTGATGCTGGAGAATACCTAAAG ttTTACAAGACATTTTGTAGCAACCTTGAGGATATCATATGGAAACCACCTAACGAATCGAGCAAATCAAGGATCACCAAATCTAAGAGTAAAAGGCGTTGA
- the LOC18591854 gene encoding CBL-interacting serine/threonine-protein kinase 8 isoform X1: protein MVVRKVGKYEIGRTIGEGTFAKVKFAQNTETGESVAMKVLDRSTIIKHKMVDQIKREISIMKLVRHPYVVRLHEVIASRTKIYIILEFITGGELFDKIVHNGRLSEAEARRYFQQLIDGVEYCHSKGVYHRDLKPENLLLDSQGNLKISDFGLSALPEQGVSLLRTTCGTPNYVAPEVLSHKGYDGAVADVWSCGVILYVLMAGYLPFDELDLTTLYSKIERAEFSCPSWFPVGAKSLIHRILDPNPQTRITIEQIRSDEWFKKGYVPVRLLEYEDINLDDVNAVFDDPEVSKEERGNEQSGNEDMGPLILNAFDLIILSQGLNLATLFDRGQDSMKYQTRFVSQKPARVVLSSMEVVAQSMGYKTHIRNYKMRVEGLSANKTSHFSVILEVFEVAPTFLMVDIQKAAGDAGEYLKFYKTFCSNLEDIIWKPPNESSKSRITKSKSKRR from the exons ATGGTGGTGAGGAAAGTAGGGAAGTATGAGATTGGAAGAACAATCGGAGAAGGAACCTTCGCGAAGGTTAAGTTCGCTCAAAACACGGAGACCGGCGAAAGCGTTGCCATGAAAGTCCTCGATCGCAGCACCATTATCAAACACAAGATGGTCGATCAG ATCAAAAGGGAGATATCTATAATGAAGCTTGTTAGACATCCTTATGTTGTTCGTTTGCACGAG GTCATAGCAAGTCGAACTAAGATTTATATAATCTTGGAGTTCATTACGGGTGGTGAATTGTTTGATAAAATA GTTCATAATGGTCGTCTTAGTGAAGCAGAAGCTAGAAGATACTTCCAACAACTTATTGACGGTGTGGAATATTGCCACAGTAAGGGAGTCTACCACAGAGATTTGAAG CCTGAAAATCTTTTACTGGATTCCCaaggaaatttgaagatttcAGATTTTGGCCTTAGTGCGTTGCCTGAAcaa GGAGTTAGCCTCCTGCGGACAACATGCGGGACTCCTAACTATGTGGCACCAGAG GTTCTCAGTCACAAGGGATATGATGGTGCTGTGGCAGATGTTTGGTCTTGTGGGGTCATCCTTTATGTTTTGATGGCAGGTTATCTTCCATTTGATGAGCTTGATCTCACCACGCTATACAGTAAG ATTGAGAGAGCAGAATTTTCTTGCCCTTCTTGGTTTCCTGTGGGAGCAAAATCCTTGATTCATAGAATTCTAGACCCAAATCCTCAAACT CGTATTACAATTGAGCAAATCAGGAGTGATGAGTGGTTTAAGAAGGGCTATGTTCCTGTCAGACTTCTTGAGTATGAAGATATTAACTTGGATGATGTAAATGCTGTTTTTGATGATCCAGAGGTCAGTAAG GAAGAAAGGGGTAATGAGCAATCTGGAAATGAGGATATGGGTCCATTGATTCTTAATGCATTTGACTTGATCATTCTTTCTCAAGGCTTGAACCTTGCAACGCTTTTTGACCGTGGACAG GACTCCATGAAGTATCAGACACGCTTTGTTTCACAGAAGCCAGCAAGGGTTGTTCTGTCTAGCATGGAAGTTGTTGCACAATCAATGGGCTATAAGACACACATTCGAAATTATAAG ATGAGAGTTGAAGGTCTTTCAGCTAACAAGACTTCTCATTTTTCAGTTATCCTCGAA GTTTTTGAGGTTGCTCCCACATTTTTGATGGTTGATATTCAAAAAGCAGCTGGTGATGCTGGAGAATACCTAAAG ttTTACAAGACATTTTGTAGCAACCTTGAGGATATCATATGGAAACCACCTAACGAATCGAGCAAATCAAGGATCACCAAATCTAAGAGTAAAAGGCGTTGA
- the LOC18591858 gene encoding uncharacterized protein LOC18591858 → MENYSYSSYPGSGDSSPRSREIDCENQSWDEPPSTNSNNNSTANCKVKFMCSYGGKIQPRSHDNQLAYIGGDTKILAVDRNIKFSAIMAKLSSQYGGDSEVCFKYQLPGEDLDALISVTNDEDLEHMMLEYDRLHRASAKPARLRLFLFPLNPSLVASGFGGSEPKSERQWFVDALNSVQVQNMDGSSPPSAALPAANPDFLFGLDKVKLPDSVPPPVAAVVQEVVTKDVTAGSDCGSEDRHVIGEPVVSPAEIQRQIQELQRLHIAATLEQGVVQRKIDESNPRAYNNTQDYHKVSDKIATSPAPVSVPLQMPIPTAYFPERHLTTAAYPVPAAAAAAPGTDQPVYLFQAPPAGVYQPPPTLRQVPGPAPQAYYGVQRVVQDVYREQPVYNAVPTTKVGAYPEGISVMQPKGGVPESGYVQVAYDGAGRQVYYTAAPYQAMAPVAIAGGVAALNQDGKVAVNAQAPPQTSSV, encoded by the coding sequence ATGGAAAACTACTCCTACTCTTCTTATCCCGGTTCCGGCGACTCTTCGCCTCGTTCTCGAGAAATTGACTGCGAAAACCAGTCATGGGACGAGCCGCCATCGactaatagtaataataatagtacTGCTAATTGTAAGGTTAAGTTTATGTGCAGTTATGGGGGCAAAATCCAGCCGCGTTCACACGATAACCAGCTGGCTTATATCGGAGGAGATACGAAGATCCTGGCCGTTGATCGCAATATCAAGTTCTCTGCTATCATGGCTAAGTTATCTTCGCAGTACGGTGGAGACTCTGAGGTTTGTTTCAAGTACCAACTTCCTGGTGAAGATCTCGATGCTTTGATTTCCGTTACGAATGATGAGGATCTCGAGCACATGATGTTGGAATACGATCGGTTGCATCGTGCCTCCGCGAAACCGGCCAGGTTGAGGCTGTTTTTGTTCCCGTTGAATCCATCGTTGGTGGCGTCGGGATTTGGCGGGAGTGAACCGAAGTCGGAGCGGCAATGGTTCGTTGACGCGTTGAATTCGGTGCAGGTTCAGAATATGGATGGCTCTTCGCCTCCATCTGCCGCGCTGCCGGCGGCGAATCCCGATTTTCTCTTCGGTTTGGATAAGGTGAAATTGCCGGATTCGGTCCCTCCGCCGGTGGCGGCGGTGGTTCAAGAGGTGGTTACGAAGGATGTGACAGCAGGATCGGACTGCGGATCGGAGGATCGGCACGTGATCGGAGAGCCGGTGGTGTCTCCGGCGGAGATTCAGAGGCAGATCCAGGAATTACAAAGACTGCATATTGCTGCCACTCTAGAACAAGGCGTTGTACAAAGGAAAATCGATGAATCCAATCCCAGAGCTTACAACAATACTCAAGATTATCATAAAGTGTCAGATAAAATCGCTACGTCACCAGCTCCAGTATCAGTTCCGTTACAAATGCCGATTCCGACGGCATACTTCCCGGAACGGCATTTAACTACCGCCGCTTATCCAGTGCCCGCGGCCGCAGCGGCAGCCCCAGGAACTGACCAGCCTGTTTACCTGTTTCAAGCTCCCCCTGCTGGAGTTTATCAACCGCCTCCTACATTGCGACAGGTTCCCGGACCAGCTCCTCAAGCTTACTACGGAGTGCAGCGGGTGGTTCAGGATGTTTACCGGGAGCAGCCGGTTTACAATGCGGTGCCAACCACAAAGGTTGGGGCTTACCCTGAGGGAATCTCAGTCATGCAGCCGAAAGGTGGGGTCCCTGAATCAGGGTATGTACAGGTGGCTTATGATGGGGCAGGAAGGCAAGTGTATTACACGGCGGCGCCGTATCAGGCGATGGCACCAGTGGCGATAGCGGGCGGTGTTGCGGCGTTGAATCAGGATGGTAAGGTTGCGGTGAACGCTCAGGCTCCTCCCCAAACTTCTTCCGTGTGA